In Kitasatospora gansuensis, a genomic segment contains:
- a CDS encoding GDSL-type esterase/lipase family protein, giving the protein MTHDLRICFVGDSYVAGVGDPRFLGWAGRLAARTIAAGQPLTGYNLGVRRQTSSDVLNRFEDECGQRLAPATDPRVVLSVGVNDATLENGRPRVAPDESSANLTRLLDRATANDWSVLVVAPPPVADPGHQARTAGLDREFARICRTAGIPYVPVHQPLAANPVWIHEVRTGDGAHPAEAGYDAIADLIAPHWDTWLRAVPTTSGRG; this is encoded by the coding sequence ATGACCCACGACCTGCGCATCTGCTTCGTCGGCGACTCCTACGTGGCCGGCGTCGGCGACCCCCGGTTCCTCGGCTGGGCCGGCCGGCTGGCCGCCCGCACCATCGCCGCCGGACAGCCTCTCACCGGCTACAACCTCGGTGTCCGGCGCCAGACTTCGAGCGATGTGCTGAACCGCTTCGAGGACGAGTGCGGCCAACGGCTGGCCCCCGCCACCGACCCCCGGGTGGTGCTCTCCGTCGGCGTCAACGACGCCACCCTCGAGAACGGCCGTCCCCGGGTCGCCCCTGACGAGTCGTCGGCCAACCTGACCCGTCTGCTCGACCGGGCCACCGCCAACGACTGGTCCGTCCTGGTGGTCGCCCCGCCCCCGGTCGCCGACCCCGGTCACCAGGCCCGTACCGCCGGGCTGGACCGGGAGTTCGCCCGGATCTGCCGCACCGCGGGCATCCCCTACGTCCCCGTCCACCAGCCCCTCGCCGCCAACCCCGTCTGGATCCACGAGGTCCGAACGGGCGATGGCGCCCACCCCGCCGAAGCGGGATATGACGCCATTGCCGACCTGATCGCCCCGCACTGGGACACCTGGCTCAGGGCTGTTCCGACTACTTCGGGTCGCGGTTGA